In Muribaculum gordoncarteri, the genomic window ACCGACACGACATTCAGCTCATCGAAAGCTTTAGCACAGAAGAAATAGGGATGGCTGTAGTAACGCCCGAGCAGGTCACGCATGTCGCCCGTCACCACCGGTTCGAGCTGAAATATGTCACCTACGAGCAGGAGTTGCTTGCCGCCGAACGGCTCACGGGGATTGTCGGAATACACACGCAGTACCTTGTCGATGAAATCTATTATGTCGGCTCTCACCATCGATATTTCATCGATTATTATCAGTTCAAGCTCCTTGAGCAGTTTCTGATGACTCTTGGAGTACTTCATGCGTGACTTCAGCCGGTTGCGCGCAAACTCCGGATCGTCGGGCAACAGCGGCTTGAACGGAATCTTGAAAAATGAATGAAGCGTGACACCTCCCACATTGACTGCCGCAATTCCGGTAGGAGCAAGCACTACATGCTTTTTACGGGTATTGTTGCATATATATTTAAGGAATGTCGACTTACCCGTTCCGGCCTTTCCTGTCATGAAAACCGACTGACGGGTGAACTGCACGAGTTTCCACACATTCTGAAACTCAGCGTTGTCAATGTCTATCTTCTCTATGTTATTTTTCTTCCGTGCCATTGCTAAAAAATCAAGGGTGCCAACCGGCTTTCATGTCGGGTGGCACCCTTGAGTGCAAAGTTAATGAAATATTTTTAGAACTTGTATCCTATACTCAGCACAACTTGATTGTTGTTGTCGACAAGCGATGCTGTGGGTGAAGTTTCAAGAATTACGCCGTTCTCGATGAGCGGAGAGAATGCGTGGTAAGAGCTTTCGCGACGCTTGTGAACGTAGGCAAGGTCGGCATAGAATCCTCCTGTGCGGAATCCAAGACCGCAAGTGATGTACTGGGTAGTCTTGTCAAATGTGTAGCTCGGAATTGTTCCGGCGGTCCACACTGCCTCACGGCCCGACGAAGCCTCTTCCTTAACAGGCGACGACTCGTAGCTGTAACCGGCACGAAGGCTGAATTGCGGAGTCACCCTGTACTCGGCGCCAAGACGAAGGATGTTGGTACCCTTGTAGTAACGCTTTACATCGGAAGTGACATCGGTGTATTCGTTTCCGTCGACATCCGAAAGTTTCATTGTCTGGGTTCCGCGGTATTCATAATCAAGACTGAGAATACCCTGACCGCCGATTACACCTGCAACACCCACCATCATACGCCACGGTGTGCGCATGTCGTAGTCGTTCCAGCTCTCATATCCGTCATTGGTCATAGGATAGTCCTTGCTTGTCGATGCGTTCTCGGCAAAACGGCTGTCATTAGGAGTGTATCGGTAGTCCATCGTTGCATAGTAGGTATCGGTCATCTGATACCATGTGGGAGTGTGTACGGCAAATCCGATACGCAACTCATTGATGGGCTTGAATATCAATCCGAACTTCACATTGAAACCTGTACCGGTAGAGTTCAGATAGTTGTCAAGACGATAGTATCCCTTGCCTCGTGTCTGATAGTAGGGGTCGGCACCGTTTGTCGCGTTAGCGGCCTGCGCTGCTATGTATGCATTGTCGAGGTTTTCGTCATAGTAGCTTATCTGGGTAAAGTCGATGTCGGTTATACCGAAACCAAGACCCCAATACAGCGTATTGTAGATGTTACCTCCAAAGTTTATGGCATACTCGTCGATGTAACCCTTCTGCCTTACGGCGTAGGATGCACTGCCGGTAGTGCCGTCACCCATCAATCCTTGGAAGTTGTTTCCGCTCGCATCGGGATTTATCACGAATCCCTGATAGGAAAGGATGCTCAGCCAGGGAGCATAACTGTCGACATAGGGATTATAGTCCTTGCTGCTCGACAGGTCATCGGAGTTCCAGCCCTCGCTGTTGGTAGCTGCGGCCACCAAGTTACTCAACGAGGCATCAAGCGAACCGAATCCGCCGCGATACACGCGGTCCATCGACACGGTGCGTGAATAAGTGGCTCCCCATGAGAAGGTAGGCATCACATCACTGTAAAGATGCGTGGTACCGATATATCCGAAGTTATTAAATGTAAACTTTGTGTGGTCATCAGTCATCTTGACTCCCTGAGCCTCGGTGGTAGCCGACTGAAAATTAAGATTAAGCGTAAGCCCTATCTCGCTACTGCGATATATGCCTATACCGGCAGGATTCTGGTTAAGCGTCGACATGTCACCGCCAAGAGCGGTGAATGCTCCGCCCATCGACATGAATCGTGCCGTTCCCCTCAAATCGGAATGCGACAGTTGATAAGCATCGACGGCGGCCTGAGCCATCGCCATAGCCGGCAGAACGCCGGCCACTGCTAATGCATAAAGCTTCTTCATAATTCTCTAATAATGAGTTGAAAATAATTTTAAGTTCTATAATCGTTAACGACGACCGCCACGATGACTTCCACCACCGCCGCCTACACTTCCACCTCGCGAACCACCGCCGAATGAACCACGGCTCGGGCTTGAATAGGACGGAGTGGAGTATGAGTTACGGGTATTACGATTGCCTGTAGTGGTGCCGAATCGATTAGAATTGCTGTTGTTCTGATGATTAGGCGTAACTGTAGGACGAGAATTTGTGTGTGACGACTGTCCGGGACGATAGTTGCCTACTGAACCGGGACGGAAACCGTTGCCACGGTTATTGGATGTACCGGGACGATAATTGCCCGATGATCCAGAAGTTACATGGCTCAATCCGGTGTAACCGTTGCGCACACCTATCGGGCGACGACCATTGGGAGTGTAATCACCACGGTGCCAGGCGACAGGACCGCCCCAGCCCCACGAGGGACCCCAACCGGGACCACCCCAGCCCCATGACGGACCCCAGCCCCACGACGGGCCCCAAGCCCATGAAGGACCCCAGCCCCATGACCAGGACCATGACGGACCCCAAGCCCACGAAGGACCCCAGCCCCAATCCCAGGGATCCCAGTACCAAGGCGAGTACCAACGGTTCCAAGCCCATGAGGGGCCCCAATATCCGGGTGAATTTATGATAATGTTCACCTCGGGCTGTGAATAGTAGTAATCAACGAGTTCAGGG contains:
- a CDS encoding OmpP1/FadL family transporter is translated as MKKLYALAVAGVLPAMAMAQAAVDAYQLSHSDLRGTARFMSMGGAFTALGGDMSTLNQNPAGIGIYRSSEIGLTLNLNFQSATTEAQGVKMTDDHTKFTFNNFGYIGTTHLYSDVMPTFSWGATYSRTVSMDRVYRGGFGSLDASLSNLVAAATNSEGWNSDDLSSSKDYNPYVDSYAPWLSILSYQGFVINPDASGNNFQGLMGDGTTGSASYAVRQKGYIDEYAINFGGNIYNTLYWGLGFGITDIDFTQISYYDENLDNAYIAAQAANATNGADPYYQTRGKGYYRLDNYLNSTGTGFNVKFGLIFKPINELRIGFAVHTPTWYQMTDTYYATMDYRYTPNDSRFAENASTSKDYPMTNDGYESWNDYDMRTPWRMMVGVAGVIGGQGILSLDYEYRGTQTMKLSDVDGNEYTDVTSDVKRYYKGTNILRLGAEYRVTPQFSLRAGYSYESSPVKEEASSGREAVWTAGTIPSYTFDKTTQYITCGLGFRTGGFYADLAYVHKRRESSYHAFSPLIENGVILETSPTASLVDNNNQVVLSIGYKF